The following proteins come from a genomic window of Planctomycetota bacterium:
- a CDS encoding ATP-dependent zinc protease yields MSPAEKAVIGWREWIALPQLGIKAIKAKIDTGARTSALHAYDLFYFERRGVAMVRFCVHPMQRNKTQSIAAEAPVIDLRRVRSSSGHADARPVVMTEMELMGQRRLIEVTLTNRDEMGFRMLIGREALRGLFVVDPARSFRATRPKRKKVRLKKRPTKKKSTKRISSS; encoded by the coding sequence ATGAGTCCTGCTGAGAAAGCGGTGATCGGGTGGCGTGAGTGGATCGCGCTGCCGCAGCTTGGCATCAAGGCGATCAAGGCCAAGATCGACACCGGCGCCCGCACCAGCGCGCTGCACGCGTATGACCTGTTCTACTTCGAGCGACGCGGCGTGGCGATGGTGCGGTTCTGCGTGCATCCGATGCAGCGCAACAAGACTCAGTCCATCGCCGCCGAGGCGCCGGTGATCGACCTGCGCCGCGTGCGCTCCAGCAGCGGGCACGCCGACGCACGCCCGGTCGTCATGACAGAGATGGAGCTCATGGGTCAGCGCCGGCTCATCGAAGTCACGCTGACTAACCGCGACGAAATGGGCTTCCGCATGCTCATCGGCCGCGAAGCGCTGCGCGGGCTTTTCGTCGTCGACCCCGCGCGGTCGTTCCGGGCGACGCGACCGAAGCGCAAGAAAGTCCGGCTCAAGAAGCGTCCCACCAAGAAGAAGTCGACGAAAAGGATTTCCTCGTCATGA
- the rimK gene encoding 30S ribosomal protein S6--L-glutamate ligase, whose product MKLAILSRSPRAYSTRRLKEAALQRGHNVKVLDTLKFSIYVEQSEPALCFRGKPLSTYDAVIPRIGASVTFFGTAVVRQFEQMGVFTASSSHAISVSRDKLRSLQILSRHEIGIPSSAFVRDRNDILPAIERVGGAPVIIKLLEGTQGVGVILAESVKIAEAIIETLQGAKQNVMVQKFVAESKGRDIRAFVVGDRVVAAMRRRAQGTEFRSNVHRGGTTEAVQLEPAYEQTAVRAAQIMGLRIAGVDMLESSVGPQVMEVNSSPGLEGIEGATKIDIAQTIIAYLEEQVLFPDIDIRQRLTVKGGYGIVELPVDNDSMMANKAIADSGVRDLDVLILSIDRNGVVIPNPRGKRIVMPGDKLLCFGKLLTLRGLVPKKSEAPKPKKKKTGDEPGAESK is encoded by the coding sequence ATGAAGCTCGCCATTCTCTCCCGAAGCCCGCGCGCCTACAGCACGCGACGACTCAAGGAAGCCGCCCTGCAGCGCGGCCACAACGTCAAAGTCCTCGATACGCTCAAGTTCTCCATCTATGTCGAGCAATCCGAGCCGGCCCTGTGCTTCCGCGGCAAGCCGCTGAGCACCTACGACGCCGTGATCCCCCGCATCGGCGCCTCGGTGACTTTCTTCGGCACCGCGGTGGTCCGGCAGTTCGAACAGATGGGCGTCTTCACCGCCAGCTCGTCCCACGCCATCAGCGTCTCGCGCGACAAGCTGCGCTCATTGCAAATCCTCTCGCGCCATGAAATCGGCATCCCCTCGTCCGCCTTCGTGCGCGATCGCAACGACATTCTCCCGGCGATCGAGCGCGTCGGCGGCGCGCCGGTCATCATCAAACTGCTCGAAGGCACGCAGGGCGTCGGCGTCATCCTCGCCGAGTCGGTGAAGATCGCCGAGGCCATCATCGAAACGCTTCAGGGGGCGAAGCAGAACGTGATGGTGCAGAAGTTCGTCGCCGAATCGAAAGGGCGCGACATCCGCGCGTTCGTCGTCGGTGACCGGGTCGTGGCGGCGATGCGGCGAAGGGCGCAGGGCACGGAGTTCCGGTCGAATGTGCACCGCGGCGGGACGACCGAGGCCGTGCAGCTTGAGCCGGCGTATGAGCAGACGGCCGTGCGGGCGGCGCAGATCATGGGCCTGCGCATCGCGGGCGTGGACATGCTCGAAAGCAGCGTCGGGCCGCAGGTGATGGAAGTCAACTCCTCGCCGGGACTCGAGGGCATCGAAGGGGCGACGAAGATCGACATCGCCCAGACGATTATCGCCTACCTCGAAGAGCAGGTCCTCTTCCCCGACATCGACATCCGCCAGCGGCTGACCGTCAAAGGCGGGTACGGCATCGTCGAGCTGCCGGTCGACAACGATTCGATGATGGCCAACAAGGCGATCGCGGATTCGGGCGTCCGTGATCTGGACGTCTTGATCCTGAGCATCGACCGCAACGGCGTGGTGATCCCCAATCCGCGCGGCAAACGCATCGTCATGCCCGGCGACAAACTGCTCTGTTTCGGCAAGCTGCTGACGCTGCGCGGACTGGTCCCCAAAAAGAGCGAAGCACCCAAACCCAAGAAGAAGAAAACCGGCGATGAGCCCGGGGCGGAGTCCAAATGA
- the hslV gene encoding ATP-dependent protease subunit HslV, with translation MQTFHATTILCVRRGQSVAIGGDGQVSLGNTVAKADAVKIRRLTPTADHTVLVGFAGSAADAFALLERFEQKLKDSPGNIKKAAIELAKLWRTDRYLRRLESLLAVADRKSSLMISGQGDVIEPTDGIIGIGSGGAYATAAARALMQHTPMPPADVVKAAMTIAGELCIYTNTNITVETL, from the coding sequence ATGCAAACATTTCATGCGACGACGATTCTCTGCGTCCGCCGCGGGCAATCCGTGGCGATCGGCGGGGATGGGCAGGTGAGTCTGGGCAACACGGTCGCCAAGGCCGACGCGGTGAAGATTCGCCGCCTCACGCCGACGGCGGACCATACCGTGCTGGTCGGCTTCGCCGGTTCCGCCGCCGATGCGTTCGCGCTGCTGGAACGCTTCGAGCAGAAGCTCAAGGACTCGCCGGGCAACATTAAGAAAGCAGCGATCGAGCTGGCCAAACTCTGGCGCACCGACCGCTATCTCCGCCGGCTCGAAAGTCTGCTGGCGGTCGCCGATCGCAAGTCGTCATTGATGATCAGCGGACAGGGCGACGTGATCGAACCGACCGACGGCATCATCGGCATCGGCTCCGGCGGCGCCTACGCCACCGCCGCCGCCCGCGCCCTGATGCAGCACACCCCCATGCCCCCCGCCGACGTCGTCAAAGCCGCCATGACCATCGCCGGCGAACTGTGCATCTACACCAACACGAACATCACCGTCGAGACCCTGTAA
- a CDS encoding DUF488 family protein has protein sequence MKLFGEHQARRNRNSQALAAFGVAVSSASPDTVYKTVRDGDGHVVYTVGYEGRDGDDLISRLQDAGVGVLVDIREKPFSRKPDFRRTALQVRCEDAGIRYESWTRLGSTEHQRDMLKSTGDIREFMRRFRDFAKRGREDELDALAKLAVAESIALLCYERCHEDCHRCVVADMIADRIGATVVAIM, from the coding sequence ATGAAACTCTTTGGTGAACATCAGGCCCGCAGAAATCGCAATTCACAAGCCCTTGCCGCGTTCGGCGTCGCTGTCTCTTCCGCCAGCCCGGACACCGTATACAAGACCGTGCGTGACGGCGATGGCCATGTGGTCTATACCGTCGGGTACGAGGGACGCGACGGCGACGATCTGATCAGCCGGCTGCAAGATGCCGGCGTGGGCGTGCTGGTTGACATTCGAGAGAAGCCGTTTTCCCGCAAGCCGGATTTCCGCCGAACCGCGCTGCAGGTGCGATGTGAAGATGCGGGAATTCGATACGAATCTTGGACACGGCTTGGCTCGACCGAACATCAGCGCGACATGCTCAAATCAACCGGAGATATTCGGGAATTCATGCGCCGCTTCCGTGATTTCGCCAAACGCGGCCGCGAAGATGAACTCGATGCGCTGGCAAAACTCGCCGTCGCCGAATCCATCGCACTGCTTTGTTACGAACGATGCCATGAAGATTGCCATCGATGTGTCGTCGCGGACATGATTGCGGATCGAATCGGCGCGACTGTTGTAGCGATCATGTGA
- a CDS encoding undecaprenyl-diphosphate phosphatase — translation MSPMQAIVLGIVEGLTEYLPVSSTGHLILAQRAMGIPDSEAAEAYAIVIQAGAILAVLGLYMGRVKQAMRGLVGRDKAGLNLAKNITVAFVPAAVIGLLLNKIIKEYLFGGDRWGLWPTIAAWGLGGAAILAVAWSRKKKEPTEGFGVDELVAWQALVIGLMQCIAMWPGVSRSLVTIVGGVLVGMSLPAAVEFSFLLGVVMLGAATAYDGHKHGHAMLEHYGAVSLIIGLVAALVSAVIAVKWMVSYLKQHGLAVFGYYRVALAMAVAWLVIAKVI, via the coding sequence ATGTCGCCGATGCAGGCGATTGTGCTGGGGATTGTCGAGGGGCTGACGGAGTATCTGCCGGTCAGTTCGACGGGGCACCTGATACTGGCGCAGCGGGCGATGGGGATCCCCGACTCGGAGGCGGCGGAGGCGTATGCGATCGTGATTCAGGCGGGGGCGATTCTGGCGGTGCTCGGGCTTTACATGGGTCGCGTCAAACAGGCGATGCGCGGCCTCGTCGGGCGGGACAAGGCGGGGCTGAATCTGGCGAAGAACATCACGGTGGCGTTCGTGCCTGCGGCGGTGATCGGGCTGCTGCTCAACAAGATCATCAAGGAGTATCTGTTCGGCGGAGATCGATGGGGGCTTTGGCCGACGATCGCGGCGTGGGGGTTGGGCGGCGCGGCGATATTGGCGGTGGCGTGGTCACGCAAGAAGAAGGAGCCGACGGAGGGGTTCGGCGTGGACGAGCTGGTGGCTTGGCAGGCGCTGGTGATCGGATTAATGCAGTGCATTGCGATGTGGCCGGGCGTGAGCCGGTCGCTGGTCACGATCGTCGGAGGCGTGCTGGTGGGCATGTCGCTCCCGGCGGCGGTCGAGTTCAGCTTCCTGCTGGGCGTCGTCATGCTCGGCGCCGCCACGGCGTATGACGGACACAAGCACGGACACGCCATGCTCGAACACTATGGCGCGGTCAGTCTGATCATCGGCCTTGTCGCGGCGCTGGTCAGCGCGGTGATCGCGGTCAAGTGGATGGTCAGCTACCTCAAGCAGCACGGGCTGGCGGTGTTCGGGTATTACCGGGTGGCGCTGGCGATGGCGGTTGCGTGGCTGGTGATTGCGAAGGTGATTTGA
- a CDS encoding SpoIIE family protein phosphatase, with protein MILRSPQDATLYLDEDMAHVETHTAACGVAAIYSSRSPVKTTPNEDAAAIIPYDDKSAVLVVADGMGGGRAGEHASRQAVTSMHATLRKAAADGSELRSAILDAIEKANAAVMDKGIGAATTLAAVEIAGGTARPYHVGDSMILVTGQRGKIKLQTVCHSPVGFAVEAGLLTERDAIHHEDRHIVSNIIGMANMRIEIGSPIELAAHDTLILASDGLFDNLHLEEIVQMLRTGPITDATMKIAQAAHDRMTHPADGQPSKPDDLTFIAYRRS; from the coding sequence ATGATTCTGCGATCGCCACAGGACGCCACGCTGTATCTGGATGAGGATATGGCGCATGTCGAGACGCACACGGCGGCGTGCGGCGTGGCGGCGATTTATTCTTCGCGCAGCCCGGTGAAGACGACGCCCAACGAGGACGCGGCGGCGATCATTCCCTACGACGACAAGTCGGCGGTGCTCGTCGTCGCCGACGGCATGGGCGGCGGGCGCGCCGGCGAACATGCGTCGCGACAAGCCGTGACTTCGATGCACGCCACGCTGCGCAAAGCCGCCGCCGACGGGTCGGAACTGCGCAGCGCGATTCTCGACGCCATCGAAAAGGCCAACGCGGCCGTGATGGACAAAGGCATCGGCGCGGCGACGACGCTCGCCGCCGTCGAAATCGCCGGCGGCACCGCCCGGCCCTACCACGTGGGCGACTCGATGATTCTCGTGACCGGCCAGCGCGGCAAAATCAAATTGCAGACCGTCTGTCATTCGCCCGTCGGCTTCGCCGTCGAAGCCGGGCTCCTCACCGAGCGCGACGCGATTCATCACGAAGACCGGCACATCGTTTCGAACATCATCGGCATGGCGAACATGCGCATCGAGATCGGCTCGCCCATCGAGCTTGCCGCGCACGACACGCTGATCCTCGCCAGCGACGGGCTCTTCGACAATCTGCATCTGGAGGAGATCGTGCAGATGCTCCGCACCGGACCGATCACGGATGCGACGATGAAGATCGCCCAGGCCGCGCACGATCGCATGACGCATCCCGCCGACGGACAACCGAGCAAGCCGGACGATCTGACGTTCATTGCGTATCGGCGGTCGTAA
- a CDS encoding deacylase, whose amino-acid sequence MSTVTINNIAIKTGQRQRLELPVARLPTQTNVSLPVEVVNGKFDGPRLWLSAALHGDELNGVEIIQRVLDRINVRSLHGEVVAVPIVNVFGFIRRDRYLPDGRDLNRSFPGLASGSLASRLAHLFMKQIVGHCTHGIDLHTAGEHRTNLPQVRCDLHDPETRRMAEAFAAPIMIHGDSPEGSLRQAVTKRGTPILVYEAGEPHRFNSQAIDIGVKGVLRVMAALGMIKSREKKGRLKSMEAPNRTWIRAKRSGILRLRAKLGQSVTKDQPLGVIRDAFGDEKVLVTSPSSGLVIGHTNHPLVNEGDAIIHLARDVITHRV is encoded by the coding sequence ATGAGCACCGTCACCATCAACAACATCGCCATCAAAACCGGCCAGCGCCAGCGCCTCGAACTGCCCGTCGCCCGGCTGCCCACGCAGACGAACGTCTCCCTGCCCGTCGAAGTCGTCAACGGCAAATTCGATGGCCCGCGCCTGTGGCTCTCGGCGGCGCTGCACGGCGATGAACTCAACGGCGTCGAAATCATTCAGCGCGTGCTCGACCGCATCAATGTCCGCTCGCTGCACGGCGAAGTCGTGGCGGTGCCCATCGTCAACGTCTTCGGCTTCATCCGCCGCGACCGCTATCTGCCGGACGGACGCGATCTGAACCGTTCGTTTCCGGGGCTCGCCTCCGGCTCGCTGGCGTCGCGGTTGGCGCATCTGTTCATGAAGCAGATCGTCGGGCACTGCACGCACGGCATCGACCTGCACACCGCCGGGGAGCACCGCACGAATCTCCCCCAGGTCCGCTGCGATCTGCATGACCCCGAAACGCGCCGCATGGCCGAGGCCTTCGCCGCGCCGATCATGATCCACGGCGACTCGCCCGAGGGCTCCCTGCGACAGGCCGTCACCAAGCGCGGCACGCCGATCCTCGTGTACGAAGCGGGCGAACCGCACCGCTTCAACTCGCAGGCGATCGACATCGGCGTCAAAGGCGTGCTGCGCGTGATGGCCGCGCTGGGCATGATCAAGTCGCGCGAGAAGAAGGGGCGGCTCAAGTCGATGGAGGCGCCCAATCGCACATGGATCCGCGCCAAGCGCAGCGGCATCCTCCGACTCCGCGCCAAACTCGGCCAGTCCGTCACCAAGGATCAACCCCTGGGCGTCATCCGCGACGCCTTCGGCGATGAGAAAGTCCTCGTGACCAGCCCCTCGAGCGGCCTGGTCATCGGCCACACCAACCACCCGCTCGTCAACGAAGGCGACGCGATCATCCACCTCGCCCGCGATGTGATCACGCATCGCGTGTGA
- a CDS encoding cation diffusion facilitator family transporter, with the protein MTDEAHLCELRAAQRVAIVSLVGAAIITAAKFGVFGMTHSAAVLSDAMESVVNIVAAAMAAFSTWYASQPADREHPYGHGNIEFISVGVEGTMIVVAGLIIVFESTRRLWFGLAPEALDAGMGALAIVNIAMFGLALYVKRHGRTYDSPTLRADGTHLMIDCLTTLVIIASLAAVRFTGWVWLDAVTGIVMAIYVTVSGLRLMRQSLAGLMDEADLEEEAAMRQLLDDAVEAGEILSYHKLRHRHVGAFHWVDLHLQLPAEMTVVKAHSIASEIEGRIEDCLGRANATAHIEPPLGHRENAQENG; encoded by the coding sequence ATGACCGACGAGGCACATCTTTGCGAATTGCGGGCGGCGCAGCGCGTGGCGATCGTGTCGCTCGTCGGGGCGGCGATCATCACGGCGGCGAAGTTCGGCGTGTTCGGCATGACGCATTCGGCGGCGGTGCTCTCGGACGCGATGGAGTCGGTCGTCAACATCGTGGCGGCGGCGATGGCGGCGTTCAGCACGTGGTACGCTTCGCAGCCCGCCGACCGCGAGCACCCCTACGGGCACGGCAACATCGAGTTCATCAGCGTCGGCGTCGAAGGCACGATGATCGTCGTCGCCGGTCTGATCATCGTCTTCGAATCGACCCGGCGGCTCTGGTTCGGACTCGCGCCGGAGGCGCTCGATGCGGGCATGGGCGCCCTGGCGATCGTCAACATCGCGATGTTCGGATTGGCGCTGTACGTCAAGCGACACGGGCGCACCTATGACAGCCCCACGCTCCGCGCCGACGGCACGCATCTGATGATCGATTGTCTGACGACGCTGGTCATCATCGCTTCGCTCGCCGCGGTGCGCTTCACCGGTTGGGTCTGGCTCGACGCGGTGACGGGCATCGTCATGGCGATCTACGTCACCGTGTCGGGCCTGCGGCTCATGCGGCAGTCGCTCGCCGGGCTCATGGACGAAGCGGACCTGGAAGAAGAGGCCGCCATGCGCCAACTGCTCGACGACGCGGTCGAAGCGGGCGAGATTCTCAGCTATCACAAACTGCGCCACCGCCACGTCGGCGCGTTTCACTGGGTGGACCTGCATCTGCAACTGCCCGCCGAGATGACGGTGGTGAAGGCCCATTCGATCGCCAGCGAAATCGAGGGCCGCATCGAAGACTGCCTCGGCCGGGCGAATGCGACGGCGCACATCGAACCCCCGCTCGGACATCGTGAGAATGCGCAGGAAAATGGATAG
- the metH gene encoding methionine synthase, producing the protein MSSLFLRELGKRVLFLDGAMGTQVHALDLDLSRDYLDKENCTEVLVLTRPDAIQGIHENYLAAGADGVETDTFGGMPHVLCEFDLQDRCREINRRACEIARAACDNHATPDKPRFVIGSMGPGTKLITLNNIDWDTMLASYREAALGLIEGGTDVILLETAQDILQLKCAINGILDAMAEAKTSPDDIPIMVQVTIEQGMGTTLTGSEIAAVGVALRNYPIMSLGMNCATGPTDMAQYIGWLAKYWDRHISVLPNAGLPVLVEGRTEYPLNPKAFAEVMRKFVDEYGLSIVGGCCGTTPEHIRQLVAAVGVRPITRIDKQPLAPACTSLYAPVDYRQDNSLLNVGERCNASGSRAFKKLLEVEDWDEMVSLARQQVREGSHVLDVNVDYAGRDNAADMASIVSRFVRQVNVPLMLDSTQPATIEAGLKHSGGKCLINSANLEDGEEKFAKMCDLARRYNAALVLGTIDEDPEEAMARTADRKISIAQRMFKLATEKYGLQPEDLMFDPLVLPISTGMDKDRRSALETIEGTRRIAAELPACQITCGLSNVSFGLKPAARQVLNSVFLHELTEAGMTSAIVHVSKILPRNRIEDTLWNAALDLIYDRRPAEKVALRDGTLTDDPLQIFVDLFPDDASEMSMKQDIAALPLEERLQKHIIDGEKKGLTETLDEAMKKYPPLEIINDHLLAGMKVVGDLFGSGQMQLPFVLQSAEVMKMAVAHLEPHMEKASGGGKGRIVLATVKGDVHDIGKNLVDIILTNNGYEVVNLGIKQPINTIIDAWKKHRADAIGLSGLLVKSVNVMEENLKELNEQGITVPMLLGGAALSKHYCDSHLRNVYLGKTYHGKDAFEGLRIMDHLMSGKSDLLDTEIETRLTKRAEVEAKVAARPAPTGDTAVAERSAVATDVTIPAAPFYGSRVVESIRLDDIYPFVNRIALYRGQWQFKKGAKSDAEYDAMLEDQVDPIFDRLAAQCKAENILRPQIVYGYYPCQSAGDDLIIYDAVDHDREIERFRFPRQPGRQRLCISDFFRSVESGEKDVVGFHCVTMGPRASEVAKALFEANNYTEYLYLHGFGVECAEALAELWHKRMRQELAIDADDASEVRKLFTQHYRGSRYSFGYPACPEMSDQEKLFRLIRPDRIGCVLSENWQIDPEQSTSALIVHHPEAKYFNV; encoded by the coding sequence GTGAGCAGTCTTTTTCTTCGTGAGCTTGGCAAGCGCGTCCTCTTCCTCGATGGTGCGATGGGGACGCAGGTGCATGCGCTCGATCTGGATCTGAGCCGCGACTATCTCGATAAGGAGAACTGCACCGAGGTGCTCGTGCTGACCCGCCCGGATGCGATTCAGGGCATTCACGAAAACTACCTCGCCGCCGGGGCCGACGGCGTCGAGACCGATACGTTTGGCGGGATGCCGCATGTCCTGTGCGAGTTCGACTTGCAGGACCGCTGCCGCGAGATCAACCGCCGCGCCTGCGAGATCGCCCGCGCCGCATGCGACAACCATGCCACGCCCGACAAGCCGCGCTTTGTCATCGGCTCCATGGGCCCCGGCACCAAGCTCATCACGCTCAATAACATCGACTGGGACACGATGCTCGCCTCCTACCGCGAGGCGGCGCTGGGCCTCATCGAAGGCGGCACGGATGTCATCCTCCTCGAAACCGCGCAGGACATCCTTCAGCTCAAGTGCGCCATCAACGGCATCCTCGATGCGATGGCCGAAGCCAAGACCTCGCCCGATGACATTCCCATCATGGTGCAGGTCACGATCGAGCAGGGCATGGGCACGACGCTGACCGGCTCCGAGATCGCGGCGGTCGGCGTGGCCCTGCGGAATTATCCGATCATGTCGCTGGGCATGAACTGCGCCACCGGGCCGACGGATATGGCCCAGTACATCGGCTGGCTCGCCAAGTATTGGGACCGCCACATCAGCGTGCTGCCCAACGCCGGTCTGCCCGTGCTCGTCGAGGGCCGCACCGAATATCCGCTCAACCCCAAGGCCTTCGCCGAGGTGATGCGCAAGTTCGTCGACGAATACGGCCTGAGCATCGTCGGCGGATGCTGCGGCACCACGCCCGAACACATCCGCCAACTCGTCGCGGCGGTCGGCGTGCGGCCCATCACCAGGATCGACAAGCAGCCGCTCGCCCCCGCGTGTACTTCCCTCTACGCACCCGTCGACTATCGGCAGGACAATTCCCTGCTCAACGTCGGCGAGCGATGCAACGCGTCCGGTTCGCGCGCGTTCAAGAAGCTGCTCGAAGTCGAAGACTGGGACGAGATGGTCAGTCTCGCCCGTCAGCAGGTGCGCGAGGGGTCGCATGTGCTGGACGTCAACGTCGACTACGCCGGTCGCGACAACGCCGCCGACATGGCGTCGATCGTGTCGCGCTTCGTGCGGCAGGTCAACGTCCCGCTCATGCTCGACTCGACCCAGCCCGCCACCATCGAAGCCGGGCTCAAACACTCCGGCGGCAAATGCCTCATCAACTCCGCCAATCTCGAAGACGGCGAAGAGAAGTTCGCCAAAATGTGCGACCTGGCCCGGCGCTACAACGCCGCGCTCGTGCTGGGAACGATCGACGAGGACCCCGAAGAAGCCATGGCGCGCACGGCCGATCGAAAGATCAGCATCGCCCAGCGCATGTTCAAGCTCGCCACCGAAAAATACGGCCTCCAGCCCGAAGACCTGATGTTCGACCCGCTGGTGCTGCCGATTTCGACGGGCATGGACAAGGATCGCCGCAGCGCGCTCGAAACGATCGAAGGCACGCGCCGCATCGCCGCCGAGCTGCCCGCGTGTCAGATCACCTGCGGGCTGAGCAATGTGAGCTTCGGCCTCAAACCCGCCGCGCGTCAGGTGCTCAACAGCGTGTTCCTGCACGAACTGACCGAAGCGGGCATGACCAGCGCGATCGTGCACGTCTCGAAGATTCTGCCGCGCAATCGCATTGAAGACACGCTCTGGAACGCGGCGCTCGATCTGATCTACGACCGCCGCCCCGCGGAGAAAGTCGCGCTGCGCGACGGGACACTGACTGACGATCCGTTGCAGATTTTCGTGGACCTGTTCCCGGATGACGCATCGGAAATGTCCATGAAGCAGGATATCGCGGCGCTCCCGCTGGAAGAGCGACTGCAAAAGCACATCATCGACGGCGAGAAGAAGGGACTCACCGAAACGCTCGACGAAGCGATGAAGAAGTATCCGCCGCTGGAGATCATCAATGATCACCTGCTTGCGGGCATGAAAGTCGTTGGCGACCTGTTCGGGTCGGGTCAGATGCAGCTCCCCTTCGTGCTTCAGAGCGCGGAGGTGATGAAGATGGCGGTCGCGCATCTCGAACCGCACATGGAAAAGGCCTCCGGCGGCGGGAAGGGCCGAATCGTCCTCGCCACCGTCAAGGGCGATGTGCATGACATCGGCAAGAATCTCGTCGACATCATCCTGACCAACAACGGCTACGAGGTCGTCAACCTCGGCATCAAGCAGCCGATCAACACGATCATCGACGCCTGGAAGAAGCACCGCGCCGACGCCATCGGCCTCTCCGGCCTGCTCGTCAAATCCGTCAACGTCATGGAGGAGAACCTCAAGGAGCTAAACGAGCAGGGCATCACCGTGCCGATGCTCCTCGGCGGGGCCGCCCTCAGCAAACACTACTGCGACTCGCACCTCCGTAACGTCTACCTCGGCAAGACGTATCACGGCAAAGACGCCTTCGAGGGCCTGCGCATCATGGACCATCTGATGAGCGGCAAGTCCGATCTGCTCGATACGGAAATCGAAACGCGCCTCACCAAGCGGGCCGAGGTCGAAGCGAAAGTCGCGGCGCGTCCCGCGCCGACCGGCGATACGGCCGTGGCGGAGCGATCGGCTGTGGCGACGGACGTGACGATCCCCGCCGCGCCGTTCTACGGTTCGCGCGTCGTCGAATCGATCCGGCTCGATGACATCTACCCCTTCGTCAACCGCATCGCGCTGTACCGTGGGCAGTGGCAATTCAAGAAAGGCGCCAAGAGCGACGCCGAGTATGACGCCATGCTCGAAGATCAGGTCGATCCGATCTTCGACCGCCTCGCCGCCCAATGCAAAGCGGAGAATATCCTTCGCCCGCAGATCGTGTATGGCTACTACCCGTGCCAGTCCGCCGGCGATGATCTGATCATCTACGACGCTGTCGATCACGACCGCGAGATCGAACGCTTCCGCTTCCCCCGCCAGCCGGGGCGCCAGCGTCTTTGCATCAGCGACTTTTTCCGCAGCGTCGAGTCCGGCGAGAAGGACGTCGTCGGATTTCACTGCGTCACAATGGGCCCGCGCGCCAGCGAAGTCGCCAAGGCGCTTTTTGAAGCCAACAACTACACCGAGTATCTCTACCTGCACGGGTTCGGCGTCGAATGCGCCGAGGCCCTCGCCGAACTCTGGCACAAGCGCATGCGCCAGGAGCTGGCCATCGACGCCGACGATGCATCGGAAGTCCGCAAGCTCTTCACCCAACACTACCGCGGCTCGCGCTACAGCTTCGGCTACCCCGCCTGCCCCGAGATGAGCGATCAGGAAAAGCTCTTCCGCCTCATCCGCCCCGACCGCATCGGCTGCGTGCTCTCGGAAAACTGGCAGATCGACCCCGAGCAATCGACCAGCGCCCTGATCGTGCACCACCCGGAAGCGAAGTATTTTAATGTGTGA